In Azospirillaceae bacterium, a genomic segment contains:
- the galA gene encoding beta-galactosidase GalA, whose translation MTDLTRRRLLATAATIPAALSLPGAQPAGAAPAPTPAISGTAPVTVPEGLGPRERLRMDGGWRFHLGHAADPAQDFGFGADRSTYAKSGDFSAPVAKADFDDKDWATVTLPHDWAVDLPFTQARLPGKEAAEAMAYQGFKPLGRQFPETSVGWYRRSFTLPASDAGRRLSLEFDGVARNCLVVLNGFIVATNESGYAPFRADITDFANIGGANTLVIRVDATLGEAWSYEGAGLYRHVWLVKTAGAHVPQWGTVVRSTVTGTGADLTITTELANEGPAAEVRVRSTVLGSDGKPVLQLDTTPLALGDWETGAVTQTASLSSAALWSLETPNLYTLVTELSVGGAVVDRYRTSFGIRTLRFDPNQGFFLNGRPVKVKGTCNHQDHAGVGFAVPDRLHAYRVERLKEMGANAWRTTHHPPAPALLDACDRLGVLVMEETRQMSSNPEGISQLERMIRRDRNRPSVFIWSIGNEEIHRGTEQGARIAASMKRTVHRLDGTRPITEAFNGKFGQGASPVLDVMGCNYYMDEIDAFHQRFPNQPMIGTETASTVCTRGVYAHDDEKRYVSAYDAEYPKWAATAEQWWTFYDSRPFLAGGFVWTGFDYRGEPTPFIGWPNTVSNFGILDLCGFPKDNYHYYRSWWRANEAHLHLFPHWTWTGREGQEIAVWCHSNLDAVELFVNGHSAGRQTVTRNRHLEWKVPYQPGVIEAHGYKDGRRVLTDRRETAGPAKALTLTVDRARLAADGDDVAVLTVSVVDAKGNLVPEAADLVTFAIEGGAQLLGVGNGDPTSLEPDHATYRKAFKGLCGAIVQAGPQAGKVRVTAKAEGLKAATVELTLDKAALVESVA comes from the coding sequence ATGACCGACCTGACCCGCCGCCGCCTGCTCGCCACCGCCGCCACCATCCCGGCGGCGCTGTCTCTGCCGGGCGCCCAGCCCGCGGGTGCCGCACCCGCCCCGACGCCCGCAATCTCCGGCACGGCACCGGTCACGGTCCCCGAGGGGCTGGGCCCACGCGAACGGTTGCGCATGGACGGCGGCTGGCGTTTTCACCTGGGACACGCCGCCGATCCGGCCCAGGATTTCGGCTTCGGCGCCGACCGCAGCACCTACGCCAAGTCGGGTGACTTCAGCGCCCCGGTGGCCAAGGCGGACTTCGACGACAAGGACTGGGCCACCGTCACCCTGCCCCACGACTGGGCGGTGGACCTGCCCTTCACCCAGGCCCGCCTGCCGGGGAAAGAGGCGGCGGAGGCCATGGCCTACCAGGGCTTCAAGCCCTTGGGCCGGCAGTTCCCGGAAACCAGCGTGGGCTGGTACCGGCGCAGCTTCACCCTGCCCGCCAGCGATGCCGGCCGCCGCCTGTCGCTGGAATTCGACGGTGTCGCGCGCAACTGTCTGGTGGTGCTGAACGGCTTCATCGTCGCCACCAACGAAAGCGGCTACGCCCCCTTCCGCGCCGACATCACCGACTTCGCCAACATCGGCGGGGCCAATACCCTGGTCATCCGCGTGGACGCCACCCTGGGCGAGGCCTGGTCGTATGAGGGGGCCGGCCTCTACCGCCATGTCTGGCTGGTGAAGACCGCCGGGGCCCACGTGCCGCAATGGGGCACGGTGGTGCGCAGCACGGTGACGGGCACCGGCGCCGACCTTACCATCACCACAGAACTGGCCAACGAAGGCCCGGCGGCGGAGGTGCGGGTGCGCAGCACTGTGCTGGGATCGGACGGCAAGCCGGTCCTGCAACTGGACACGACACCCCTGGCCCTGGGCGATTGGGAAACCGGGGCGGTGACACAGACCGCCAGCCTGTCCAGCGCCGCCCTGTGGTCGCTGGAAACACCCAATCTCTACACCCTGGTGACGGAACTCAGCGTCGGCGGCGCGGTGGTGGACCGCTACCGCACCAGCTTCGGCATCCGCACCCTGCGTTTCGACCCGAACCAGGGCTTCTTCCTGAACGGCCGGCCGGTAAAGGTGAAGGGCACCTGCAACCACCAGGACCATGCCGGCGTGGGCTTCGCCGTGCCCGACCGCCTGCACGCCTATCGCGTGGAACGGCTGAAGGAGATGGGGGCCAACGCCTGGCGCACCACCCACCACCCGCCCGCCCCCGCCTTGCTGGACGCCTGCGACCGGCTGGGCGTGCTGGTGATGGAGGAAACCCGCCAGATGTCCAGCAACCCGGAAGGCATCAGCCAGCTGGAACGCATGATCCGGCGCGACCGCAACCGCCCATCCGTCTTCATCTGGAGCATCGGGAATGAGGAAATCCACCGCGGCACGGAACAGGGTGCGCGCATCGCCGCCAGCATGAAGCGCACCGTCCACCGCCTGGACGGCACACGGCCGATCACGGAGGCGTTCAACGGCAAGTTCGGCCAGGGCGCCAGCCCGGTGTTGGACGTCATGGGCTGCAACTACTACATGGATGAGATCGACGCCTTCCATCAGCGCTTCCCCAATCAGCCCATGATCGGCACGGAAACCGCCAGCACGGTGTGCACGCGCGGCGTCTACGCCCATGACGATGAGAAGCGCTACGTCTCCGCCTACGACGCCGAATACCCCAAGTGGGCCGCCACGGCGGAACAGTGGTGGACCTTCTACGACAGCCGCCCCTTCCTGGCCGGCGGCTTCGTCTGGACCGGCTTCGATTACCGGGGGGAACCGACGCCCTTCATCGGCTGGCCCAACACCGTGTCCAACTTCGGCATCCTGGACCTGTGCGGTTTCCCGAAGGACAACTACCACTACTACCGGTCCTGGTGGCGCGCCAATGAGGCCCACCTGCACCTGTTCCCACACTGGACCTGGACCGGCAGGGAAGGCCAGGAGATCGCGGTGTGGTGCCACAGCAACCTGGACGCGGTGGAGCTGTTCGTGAACGGCCACAGCGCCGGGCGCCAGACGGTCACCCGCAACCGCCACCTGGAATGGAAGGTGCCCTACCAGCCGGGCGTCATCGAGGCCCACGGCTACAAGGACGGCCGCCGCGTCCTGACCGACCGCCGCGAAACCGCCGGTCCCGCCAAAGCCCTGACCCTGACGGTCGACCGCGCCCGACTGGCCGCCGACGGCGACGACGTAGCGGTACTGACGGTCAGCGTGGTGGACGCCAAGGGCAATCTGGTGCCGGAGGCCGCCGACCTGGTGACCTTCGCCATCGAGGGGGGCGCCCAACTGCTGGGCGTGGGCAACGGCGACCCCACCAGCCTGGAGCCCGATCACGCGACCTATCGCAAAGCCTTCAAGGGCCTATGTGGCGCCATCGTCCAGGCGGGGCCCCAAGCCGGCAAGGTGCGTGTCACCGCCAAGGCAGAGGGGCTGAAGGCCGCGACGGTGGAACTGACCCTGGACAAGGCGGCGCTGGTGGAAAGCGTGGCGTAA
- a CDS encoding PIN domain-containing protein translates to MPGSFFDTNVLVYAASADAAKADRAEEVLGQGGAVSVQVLNELANIARRKMGLSWAEVRGLLDTVRALVTVHPLTVDIHDTGLDLAERHGLSLYDAMIVSAALHAGCDVLWSEDMQHGLVIAGQLRIVNPFRV, encoded by the coding sequence ATGCCCGGTAGCTTTTTCGACACCAACGTCCTGGTTTACGCCGCCTCCGCCGATGCGGCGAAGGCGGACCGGGCGGAGGAGGTCTTGGGCCAAGGCGGGGCGGTCAGCGTGCAGGTGCTGAACGAATTGGCCAACATCGCCCGCCGCAAGATGGGCCTGTCCTGGGCGGAAGTGAGGGGGCTGCTGGACACGGTGCGGGCCCTTGTCACCGTCCATCCCCTCACCGTCGATATTCACGACACGGGATTGGACTTGGCGGAACGGCATGGGCTGTCCCTCTATGACGCCATGATCGTTTCAGCGGCACTTCACGCTGGCTGCGATGTCCTCTGGTCGGAGGACATGCAGCATGGATTGGTGATCGCCGGCCAACTGCGCATCGTTAATCCATTCCGGGTTTGA
- a CDS encoding AbrB/MazE/SpoVT family DNA-binding domain-containing protein gives MQVAKWGNSLAVRLPAAVVEALELKEGDEIEIHVADAREFAVARKSGRDELLKRLRAFRGRLPADFKFDRDDANAR, from the coding sequence ATGCAAGTTGCGAAGTGGGGTAATAGCCTGGCGGTTCGGCTGCCCGCGGCGGTGGTCGAGGCCCTGGAGTTGAAGGAGGGCGACGAGATCGAAATCCACGTCGCCGATGCCAGGGAATTCGCGGTGGCCCGCAAGTCTGGGCGGGATGAGTTGTTGAAACGCCTGCGCGCGTTCCGGGGACGGCTGCCGGCCGACTTCAAGTTCGATCGCGACGACGCCAATGCCCGGTAG
- a CDS encoding LysR family transcriptional regulator, whose translation MELRDLEYFLAVVDTGSFTLAARQRGLSQQALSKSLARLEEELGVTLLERTPKGIHPTRMGESLRTHAQAVLAEVGHFRRDVDVALGRSATQFALGMSPVAAAGIGGSAVVRLQRRFPRLRLHIEDGIKPHFVRLLLSGELDLAVTTGTGEVDPQIIVTPLGKERWVVAGRRGNPILEAAHGIAGLAGADWMFGRLPDGLNAPVDEHFIQAGLPPIQPQISTISVPFALSVLARTDMLAILPQSLVDATPDLMGRDLAQGRWTTPLVALRRRRATMAAVTADLIDILKEEAARLNGEAASDHTRGI comes from the coding sequence ATGGAACTGCGTGACCTGGAATACTTCCTGGCGGTGGTCGACACCGGCAGCTTCACCCTGGCCGCCCGCCAGCGGGGCCTGAGCCAGCAGGCCCTGTCCAAAAGCCTGGCGCGGCTGGAGGAGGAATTGGGCGTGACGCTGCTGGAGCGCACGCCCAAGGGCATCCATCCCACCCGCATGGGGGAATCCCTGCGCACCCACGCCCAGGCCGTGCTGGCGGAGGTCGGGCACTTCCGCCGCGACGTCGACGTGGCGCTGGGCCGCAGCGCCACGCAGTTCGCCCTGGGCATGAGCCCGGTGGCCGCGGCCGGCATCGGCGGCAGCGCCGTCGTGCGCCTGCAACGCCGCTTCCCCCGCCTGCGCCTGCATATCGAGGATGGGATCAAACCCCACTTCGTGCGCCTGCTGCTGTCGGGCGAGTTGGACCTGGCCGTCACCACCGGCACCGGGGAGGTCGATCCCCAGATCATCGTGACCCCCCTGGGCAAGGAGCGCTGGGTGGTGGCGGGCCGCCGGGGCAATCCAATCCTGGAAGCCGCCCACGGCATCGCCGGCCTGGCCGGCGCCGACTGGATGTTCGGCCGGCTGCCCGATGGCCTGAACGCGCCGGTGGATGAGCATTTCATCCAGGCCGGCCTGCCCCCCATTCAGCCGCAGATCAGCACCATCTCCGTCCCCTTCGCCCTGTCGGTGCTGGCCCGCACCGACATGCTGGCCATCCTGCCGCAGTCGCTGGTGGACGCGACACCCGACCTGATGGGCCGCGACCTGGCGCAGGGACGCTGGACCACGCCACTGGTGGCGCTACGCCGCCGCCGCGCCACCATGGCCGCCGTGACCGCCGACCTGATCGACATCCTGAAGGAGGAAGCGGCCCGCCTGAACGGCGAGGCCGCGTCGGATCACACGCGCGGCATTTGA
- a CDS encoding MFS transporter — MTGNAGKGEFARGWAVLLAATLGTMCGASPLPYNTIGSFLQPLMQEFGWNAGAVMTAMMCYGLMGCVCAPIVGALADRFGARVVGLASLVGFGVAFAALGLVNSLPMFYAVYLLIGVVGIGSTPVTWSRAVNLWFVRRRGLALGIMLTGTGLAAFFLPATTVFLIQHWGWRWAYAALALLPLVVALPVVWATLREPTVAESRAADAGHVPLQKTGYTLAAAVRERHFWIMMLAFLLVSIAYGGFHTNLQNMVRLKGLSREMGALIAGCVGLAIIVGRVGAGLLVDRFWAPAAAFPLLAMPAIGCAIFISDTHSTGMIVLAAVLLGGAAGAEADMISYLAGRYFGMAYYSRIYGMLYAAFGGGAAVSAPIYGYVYATTGSYTPILTAAAVMFIGGAALLLLVGRYPASLPVVETA, encoded by the coding sequence ATGACGGGCAATGCTGGAAAGGGTGAGTTCGCACGCGGGTGGGCTGTGCTGCTGGCGGCGACTTTGGGCACCATGTGCGGGGCGTCGCCGCTGCCTTACAACACCATCGGGTCGTTCCTGCAGCCATTGATGCAGGAATTCGGCTGGAACGCCGGGGCCGTGATGACGGCGATGATGTGTTACGGCCTGATGGGGTGCGTCTGCGCCCCCATCGTCGGCGCGCTGGCCGACCGGTTCGGCGCCCGCGTGGTGGGGCTGGCCTCGCTGGTGGGCTTCGGGGTGGCGTTCGCGGCGCTGGGGCTGGTCAATTCCTTGCCCATGTTCTACGCGGTTTATCTGCTGATCGGCGTCGTCGGCATCGGCTCCACCCCCGTCACCTGGTCGCGGGCCGTCAATCTTTGGTTCGTGCGCCGCCGGGGGCTGGCCCTGGGCATCATGCTGACCGGGACCGGGCTGGCCGCCTTCTTCCTGCCCGCCACCACCGTCTTCCTGATCCAGCATTGGGGCTGGCGCTGGGCCTATGCGGCACTGGCCCTGCTGCCCCTGGTGGTGGCGTTGCCGGTGGTCTGGGCCACCTTGCGGGAACCGACGGTGGCGGAAAGCCGGGCCGCGGACGCGGGCCATGTGCCCTTGCAGAAGACCGGCTATACCCTGGCCGCCGCCGTGCGCGAGCGGCACTTCTGGATCATGATGCTGGCCTTCCTGCTGGTGTCCATCGCCTATGGCGGTTTTCACACCAACCTGCAGAACATGGTCCGCCTGAAGGGATTGAGCCGGGAGATGGGCGCCCTGATCGCCGGCTGTGTCGGTCTCGCCATCATCGTCGGGCGCGTGGGTGCCGGCCTGCTGGTGGACCGGTTCTGGGCGCCGGCGGCGGCTTTCCCCCTGCTGGCCATGCCAGCCATCGGCTGCGCCATCTTCATCAGCGACACGCACTCCACCGGCATGATCGTGCTGGCGGCCGTGCTGCTGGGCGGGGCGGCCGGAGCGGAGGCGGACATGATCTCCTACCTCGCCGGTCGCTATTTCGGCATGGCCTATTACAGTCGCATCTACGGCATGCTGTACGCCGCTTTCGGCGGTGGGGCGGCGGTGTCGGCGCCCATCTACGGGTATGTCTATGCGACGACGGGCAGCTACACGCCCATCCTGACCGCCGCCGCCGTGATGTTCATCGGCGGGGCCGCCCTGCTGTTGCTGGTCGGGCGCTATCCCGCCAGCCTGCCGGTGGTGGAAACAGCCTAA
- a CDS encoding FAD-binding oxidoreductase, translating into MTTSNPAESMTDAEATAALASLLAGIVGTAHVRGDSASRILHSQDIYARAAHTAALVVAPADTAELAAVVSAATARGYQCAPRGGGMSYTKAYLPASDRTVTLDLSRMDRVLDIRPDDMVVTVQAGCTWKTLNEALAPLGLRTPYWGPLSGLLSTVGGGLSQGNAFFGAGHYGTSGESMVALTLVLADGRILRTGARGRDGDSPFYRFYGPDLAGLFTGDCGAFAIKAEVTLRLMPLPRHEAYASFSFKTDGAMFAAMAAMVRAGIACEICGFDPRLTRVRLKRASLATDLGALKNVIGKQSSLLGGLKEAAKVAMAGRGFIDADDYALHIVCEGRSAAGVAEDIAAARAIATQNQGQEVENTIPKVMRAQPFGALNAILGPQGERWAPIHCLAPLSRAHEIFTAMEAELDAMRAELDGHDVEHAYLFTTMSTNAIIIEPTFYWPDALLELHAATVEPTHLAKLPRHAPNPAAAAVLEKARERLLALFLRNGLAHFQIGRTYPYLASRDAASLDVLEALKAMLDPVHALNPGVLGL; encoded by the coding sequence ATGACGACAAGCAATCCGGCTGAATCCATGACCGATGCCGAGGCTACGGCGGCACTGGCATCCTTGCTGGCCGGCATCGTCGGCACGGCGCACGTGCGCGGGGACAGCGCCAGCCGCATCCTTCATTCCCAGGATATTTACGCCCGCGCCGCCCATACCGCCGCCCTGGTGGTGGCCCCCGCCGATACGGCCGAACTGGCGGCCGTGGTAAGCGCCGCGACCGCCCGGGGATACCAGTGCGCGCCGCGCGGCGGCGGCATGAGTTACACCAAGGCCTATCTGCCGGCTTCGGACCGGACGGTGACGCTGGATTTAAGCCGCATGGACCGCGTACTGGACATACGCCCCGACGACATGGTCGTGACCGTGCAGGCCGGCTGCACCTGGAAAACCCTGAATGAGGCGCTGGCCCCCCTGGGCCTGCGCACGCCGTATTGGGGGCCGCTGTCGGGATTGCTGTCCACGGTGGGCGGCGGGCTGTCGCAGGGCAACGCCTTCTTCGGCGCGGGACACTACGGCACCAGCGGCGAAAGTATGGTGGCGCTGACCCTGGTGCTGGCCGACGGCCGTATCCTGCGCACCGGCGCACGGGGCCGCGACGGCGACAGCCCCTTCTACCGGTTCTACGGGCCCGACCTGGCCGGTCTATTCACAGGCGACTGCGGCGCCTTCGCCATCAAGGCCGAAGTGACCTTGCGCCTGATGCCCCTGCCCCGGCATGAGGCCTACGCCTCGTTCTCCTTCAAGACCGACGGTGCCATGTTCGCGGCCATGGCCGCCATGGTCCGCGCCGGCATCGCGTGCGAGATCTGCGGCTTCGACCCGCGCCTGACCCGCGTCCGCCTGAAGCGGGCCTCCTTGGCGACCGACCTGGGCGCCCTGAAGAACGTGATCGGCAAGCAATCCAGCCTGCTGGGCGGTTTGAAGGAAGCGGCGAAGGTCGCCATGGCCGGCCGCGGCTTCATCGATGCGGACGACTACGCCCTGCATATCGTCTGCGAAGGGCGCTCAGCGGCGGGTGTGGCCGAGGACATCGCGGCGGCGCGGGCCATCGCCACCCAGAATCAGGGGCAGGAGGTGGAGAACACCATCCCCAAGGTGATGCGCGCCCAGCCGTTCGGCGCCCTCAACGCCATCCTTGGGCCCCAGGGGGAACGCTGGGCGCCGATCCATTGCCTGGCCCCGCTGTCGCGCGCGCATGAGATCTTCACCGCCATGGAGGCGGAACTGGACGCCATGCGGGCGGAGTTGGACGGGCATGACGTCGAACACGCCTATCTGTTTACCACCATGTCCACCAACGCCATCATCATAGAGCCGACCTTCTACTGGCCGGACGCGCTGCTGGAACTGCACGCAGCGACGGTGGAGCCCACCCACCTGGCCAAGCTGCCCCGTCACGCGCCGAACCCGGCGGCGGCGGCCGTCCTGGAAAAGGCGCGGGAACGCCTGCTGGCCCTGTTCCTGCGCAATGGCCTGGCCCATTTCCAGATCGGCCGCACCTATCCCTATCTGGCCTCCCGCGACGCCGCCAGCCTGGACGTGTTGGAGGCGCTGAAGGCCATGCTGGATCCGGTCCACGCCCTGAACCCGGGCGTGCTGGGACTCTGA
- a CDS encoding NAD-dependent succinate-semialdehyde dehydrogenase, producing the protein MTYATTNPYTGEVLKTFPDATDAEVGHAIDNAHAAFLSWRETPFAERARIMQNAADILRKEAEPYARLLTLEMGKLFTEAKAEVELSAAIFEYYARNAETLLAPETLPVADPAEGEATLVCEPLGVLLAIEPWNFPYYQIARIIAPQLSAGNTMLLKHASNVPQSAAAFEVLMRQAGLPEGAFKNLYATRGQIETILNDPRVHGVALTGSEGAGAVIAAQAGKALKKSTMELGGADAFVVLADADLDKTAKWAVFGRHWNGGQVCVSSKRMIIVDAVYDRFLDKYTTGVAGLKAGDPFNAETTLAPLSSQSAADEVKDKIRQAVAHGATATEVGPKVPSQGAFVQPTILTNVGEDNPARYWEFFGPVSMLFRAKDEDDAVRIANDSPYGLGGSVFTSDTKHGAEVARKISTGMVFVNHPTMVKADLPFGGIRRSGYGRELLGLGIKEFVNHKLIDVVDIDAPF; encoded by the coding sequence ATGACCTATGCGACCACGAACCCCTATACCGGCGAAGTGCTGAAGACCTTCCCCGATGCCACCGACGCGGAAGTCGGCCACGCCATCGACAACGCCCACGCCGCGTTCCTGTCGTGGCGGGAGACGCCCTTCGCCGAACGGGCCCGCATCATGCAGAACGCGGCCGACATCCTGCGGAAGGAGGCCGAGCCCTACGCCCGACTGCTGACGCTGGAGATGGGCAAGCTGTTCACCGAGGCCAAGGCGGAGGTGGAGCTGTCCGCCGCCATCTTCGAATATTACGCCCGCAATGCCGAGACGCTGTTGGCGCCGGAGACGCTGCCGGTGGCCGATCCGGCGGAGGGTGAGGCCACGCTGGTGTGCGAGCCGCTGGGCGTGCTGCTGGCCATCGAGCCGTGGAACTTCCCCTATTACCAGATCGCCCGCATCATCGCGCCGCAGCTGTCGGCGGGGAACACCATGCTGCTGAAGCACGCCTCCAACGTGCCGCAGAGTGCGGCGGCGTTCGAGGTGCTGATGCGCCAGGCGGGCCTGCCGGAGGGGGCGTTCAAGAACCTGTACGCCACGCGCGGGCAGATCGAGACCATCCTGAACGACCCGCGCGTCCATGGTGTGGCGCTGACCGGGTCGGAAGGGGCGGGTGCCGTCATCGCGGCCCAGGCGGGCAAGGCGCTGAAGAAGTCCACCATGGAGCTGGGCGGTGCCGACGCCTTCGTGGTGCTGGCGGATGCCGATTTGGACAAGACCGCGAAGTGGGCGGTGTTCGGCCGGCATTGGAACGGCGGCCAGGTCTGTGTCTCATCCAAGCGCATGATCATCGTCGACGCGGTCTATGATCGCTTCCTGGACAAGTACACGACTGGCGTGGCCGGTCTGAAGGCGGGCGACCCCTTCAACGCCGAAACCACCCTGGCGCCGCTGTCGTCCCAATCCGCCGCCGACGAGGTCAAGGACAAGATCCGCCAGGCCGTCGCCCACGGCGCCACCGCCACTGAGGTGGGGCCGAAGGTTCCCAGCCAAGGCGCCTTCGTCCAGCCCACCATCCTGACCAACGTGGGCGAGGACAACCCCGCCCGCTATTGGGAGTTCTTCGGCCCCGTCTCCATGCTGTTCCGCGCCAAGGATGAGGACGACGCCGTTCGTATCGCCAACGACAGCCCCTATGGCCTGGGCGGGTCAGTGTTCACGTCCGATACGAAGCATGGCGCCGAGGTGGCCCGCAAGATCTCCACCGGCATGGTCTTCGTCAACCACCCGACCATGGTGAAGGCTGACCTGCCTTTCGGCGGCATCCGCCGGTCGGGCTACGGCCGCGAATTGCTGGGCCTGGGCATCAAGGAGTTCGTGAACCACAAGCTGATCGACGTCGTCGATATCGACGCGCCGTTCTGA
- the purQ gene encoding phosphoribosylformylglycinamidine synthase subunit PurQ, giving the protein MKSAVIVFPGSNCERDIAVALEQVSGHKTVLAWHRDTDLPEVDVIAVPGGFSYGDYLRCGAMAANSPIMRVVKERAAKGVKVIGVCNGFQILTEAGLLPGALIRNQSLKYVCKTVDLKVENTDSPFTKGYTQGQRIGIPVGHGEGNYVVDDETLKRLEGDGRVAFRYTDAEGVVNAAGNPNGATNNIAGIFNETRTVLGMMPHPERAFDPQHGNTDGRAVFTSLLESLS; this is encoded by the coding sequence ATGAAGTCCGCCGTCATCGTCTTTCCCGGTTCCAATTGCGAACGGGACATCGCCGTGGCTTTGGAACAAGTTTCCGGCCACAAGACCGTGCTCGCCTGGCACCGTGACACCGACCTGCCCGAGGTCGATGTCATCGCCGTTCCCGGCGGCTTCTCCTACGGCGACTATCTGCGCTGCGGCGCCATGGCCGCCAACTCGCCCATCATGCGGGTGGTGAAGGAGCGCGCGGCCAAGGGCGTCAAGGTCATCGGCGTCTGCAACGGCTTCCAGATCCTGACCGAAGCGGGGCTGCTGCCCGGCGCGCTGATCCGCAACCAGTCGCTGAAGTACGTCTGCAAGACGGTGGACCTGAAGGTGGAGAACACCGACAGCCCCTTCACCAAGGGCTACACCCAGGGCCAACGCATCGGCATCCCGGTCGGCCATGGCGAAGGCAACTACGTCGTGGATGATGAGACGCTGAAGCGCCTGGAAGGCGATGGCCGCGTGGCCTTCCGCTACACCGATGCCGAGGGCGTGGTGAATGCGGCCGGCAACCCCAACGGCGCCACCAACAACATCGCCGGCATCTTCAACGAGACGCGCACCGTGCTGGGCATGATGCCCCACCCGGAACGCGCTTTCGATCCCCAGCACGGCAACACCGATGGCCGTGCCGTGTTTACCAGCCTGCTGGAGAGCCTGTCGTGA